In Primulina eburnea isolate SZY01 chromosome 5, ASM2296580v1, whole genome shotgun sequence, a single window of DNA contains:
- the LOC140831618 gene encoding probable F-box protein At2g36090: MIDTTGFSTLPLHIIESHVLTRLDGPALASAASCSATLRYLSSQNHLWTELCHSTWPSTTSPRVTHIISTFPGGGPRAFFSHAFTNAPQNLITPSTVNPPPELISVVDIHYKDKLILSKHQETESASDWFRCSPFRIDLLEPKEFVPTPIKHPEGDETYTDIVNGMTLSWILIDPIERRVVNLSSQKPVTIQRHWLTGEVKIKFASILSDENGHVMCSVSITCGGSDCGKMQVMGVSLEMEDMDGVHLNGKDSLVSLHNALEGKKGREERLRYEDFLEMKMERKERKVKSEEALDMFCLGFGVSIFVAFFLFLFCR; the protein is encoded by the coding sequence ATGATAGATACAACCGGGTTTTCCACCTTGCCTCTACACATCATAGAATCGCACGTACTCACACGCTTGGACGGCCCAGCACTCGCCTCCGCCGCCAGCTGTTCCGCCACACTTCGCTACCTTTCCTCCCAAAACCATCTCTGGACTGAATTATGCCACTCCACATGGCCTTCCACCACCTCTCCCCGCGTAACCCACATCATCTCTACTTTCCCCGGTGGCGGCCCTCGCGCCTTTTTCTCGCACGCTTTTACAAACGCTCCGCAGAATCTGATCACCCCCTCCACAGTTAATCCGCCTCCGGAACTGATCTCAGTCGTGGATATCCACTACAAGGACAAATTAATCCTCTCTAAACACCAGGAAACAGAATCAGCAAGCGACTGGTTCCGCTGCTCGCCTTTCAGAATTGATCTCCTAGAGCCCAAAGAATTTGTCCCCACTCCGATCAAACACCCTGAAGGAGACGAAACGTACACAGATATCGTCAACGGCATGACTCTAAGCTGGATACTGATAGACCCAATCGAACGGCGAGTAGTGAACCTCTCCTCCCAAAAACCCGTCACAATTCAACGCCACTGGCTCACCGGGGAAGTGAAGATCAAGTTTGCTTCAATCCTTTCCGACGAAAACGGTCACGTAATGTGCAGCGTTTCCATCACTTGCGGCGGCTCCGACTGCGGGAAGATGCAGGTGATGGGAGTGAGCTTGGAAATGGAGGACATGGATGGAGTACACTTGAACGGGAAGGACAGTCTGGTCAGTCTTCACAATGCTTTGGAGGGAAAAAAGGGTCGTGAAGAGAGGTTGAGGTACGAGGATTTTTTGGAGATGAAGATggagagaaaagaaagaaaggtGAAGTCTGAGGAAGCTTTGGATATGTTCTGCTTGGGTTTTGGGGTTTCCATTTTTGTTGCCTTTTTCTTGTTTCTTTTCTGTAGATAG
- the LOC140831883 gene encoding uncharacterized protein — MGGVLGAERQAKMKLKVVCRKVFNYVRYDLKEIAFPSFLPYPPHLKKRPELTCKERYHVLKEASPLYAASWVRDIGPELRPNDYRTKEEDGDMFNAEKRVPKESINIFIVIATIAVAARGGMGTLKPTLQRVYMTRASSYRDALRSFIEGYQEDISQQDTIARSVPFTV, encoded by the exons ATGGGTGGCGTTTTGGGAGCAGAGCGACAAGCCAAAATGAAGTTGAAAGTGGTGTGCAGGAAAGTTTTCAATTATGTTCGATATGATCTCAAGGAAATAGCATTTCCTTCCTTTTTGCCATATCCACCTCACTTAAAGAAACGTCCTGAACTCACTTGTAAAGAACGATACCAC GTGCTGAAGGAAGCATCACCACTGTATGCAGCAAGTTGGGTCAGGGATATTGGTCCAGAACTAAGGCCAAATGACTACAGGACGAAAGAAGAGGACGGGGACATGTTCAATGCTGAAAAGCGTGTTCCAAAAGAGAG TATTAACATCTTTATCGTAATTGCAACAATAGCAGTGGCTGCCAGGGGAGGAATGGGGACATTAAAGCCAACATTGCAACGTGTTTACATGACTAGAGCCTCTTCTTATAGAGATGCTCTTAGAAGTTTTATTGAAGGTTATCAAGAAG ATATTTCTCAACAAGATACAATTGCTCGATCTGTGCCTTTTACTGTGTGA
- the LOC140832405 gene encoding (+)-borneol dehydrogenase 1-like isoform X2, whose protein sequence is MQGKCRKLLRITYSVSESVCLKDFDRICFCLRRKLTLQGINMKGSSVHGRLEGKVAIVTGGASGIGASTVRLFFENGANVVIADVQDTLGQSLANKLDSSNTHVCYVHCDVSNEDDIINLVDTTVSKFGHLDIMYNNAGIMNGASESILTTKKADLERMLSVNLVGALLGAKHASRVMVPNKKGCILFTASSTTKIAGIATHSYAVSKYGIVGLTNNLAAELGSHGIRVNCISPFGVLTGSDHSEEKVRQFEAFMGAVGNLKGGVLRAEDIAKAALYLASDEASYVSGMNLVVDGGYSVVNPTLMRATSMMR, encoded by the exons ATGCAGGGGAAGTGCAGAAAGCTGCTAAGAATCACATATTCAGTCAGTGAGTCAGTCTGCCTCAAAGATTTCGACAgaatctgcttctgtctccgcCG TAAATTAACTCTCCAAGGAATCAACATGAAAGGCAGCTCTGTCCATGGGAg ATTGGAAGGCAAGGTTGCGATTGTGACAGGTGGGGCAAGCGGCATCGGAGCGAGTACCGTTCGCCTTTTCTTCGAAAACGGCGCGAATGTCGTGATCGCGGATGTTCAGGACACCCTTGGCCAATCTCTAGCCAACAAGCTGGACAGCTCCAACACGCACGTCTGCTACGTTCACTGCGATGTCTCAAACGAAGACGACATCATAAACCTAGTCGACACCACCGTTTCCAAATTCGGCCACCTCGACATAATGTACAACAACGCCGGCATCATGAACGGCGCCTCGGAGAGCATTCTCACTACGAAGAAGGCCGACCTGGAGCGGATGCTGAGCGTCAACCTGGTAGGTGCACTTCTGGGAGCCAAACACGCCTCAAGGGTGATGGTCCCGAACAAAAAGGGATGTATACTTTTCACCGCCAGCAGCACGACCAAGATCGCCGGGATTGCTACGCATTCCTATGCGGTTTCGAAGTATGGGATCGTTGGGTTGACGAACAACTTGGCGGCGGAGTTGGGGTCGCACGGGATCAGGGTGAATTGCATCTCACCATTCGGGGTGTTGACTGGAAGTGATCATAGTGAGGAAAAAGTGAGACAGTTTGAAGCGTTCATGGGTGCAGTGGGCAACCTAAAAGGTGGAGTCTTGAGGGCCGAGGATATCGCAAAGGCTGCACTTTACTTGGCTAGTGATGAGGCATCGTACGTTAGTGGGATGAATCTTGTGGTGGATGGTGGGTATAGCGTGGTGAACCCCACTTTGATGAGGGCTACGAGTATGATGAGGTGA
- the LOC140832405 gene encoding (+)-borneol dehydrogenase 1-like isoform X1 — protein sequence MQGKCRKLLRITYSVSESVCLKDFDRICFCLRRKLTLQGINMKGSSVHGSSSRLEGKVAIVTGGASGIGASTVRLFFENGANVVIADVQDTLGQSLANKLDSSNTHVCYVHCDVSNEDDIINLVDTTVSKFGHLDIMYNNAGIMNGASESILTTKKADLERMLSVNLVGALLGAKHASRVMVPNKKGCILFTASSTTKIAGIATHSYAVSKYGIVGLTNNLAAELGSHGIRVNCISPFGVLTGSDHSEEKVRQFEAFMGAVGNLKGGVLRAEDIAKAALYLASDEASYVSGMNLVVDGGYSVVNPTLMRATSMMR from the exons ATGCAGGGGAAGTGCAGAAAGCTGCTAAGAATCACATATTCAGTCAGTGAGTCAGTCTGCCTCAAAGATTTCGACAgaatctgcttctgtctccgcCG TAAATTAACTCTCCAAGGAATCAACATGAAAGGCAGCTCTGTCCATGGGAg TTCATCTAGATTGGAAGGCAAGGTTGCGATTGTGACAGGTGGGGCAAGCGGCATCGGAGCGAGTACCGTTCGCCTTTTCTTCGAAAACGGCGCGAATGTCGTGATCGCGGATGTTCAGGACACCCTTGGCCAATCTCTAGCCAACAAGCTGGACAGCTCCAACACGCACGTCTGCTACGTTCACTGCGATGTCTCAAACGAAGACGACATCATAAACCTAGTCGACACCACCGTTTCCAAATTCGGCCACCTCGACATAATGTACAACAACGCCGGCATCATGAACGGCGCCTCGGAGAGCATTCTCACTACGAAGAAGGCCGACCTGGAGCGGATGCTGAGCGTCAACCTGGTAGGTGCACTTCTGGGAGCCAAACACGCCTCAAGGGTGATGGTCCCGAACAAAAAGGGATGTATACTTTTCACCGCCAGCAGCACGACCAAGATCGCCGGGATTGCTACGCATTCCTATGCGGTTTCGAAGTATGGGATCGTTGGGTTGACGAACAACTTGGCGGCGGAGTTGGGGTCGCACGGGATCAGGGTGAATTGCATCTCACCATTCGGGGTGTTGACTGGAAGTGATCATAGTGAGGAAAAAGTGAGACAGTTTGAAGCGTTCATGGGTGCAGTGGGCAACCTAAAAGGTGGAGTCTTGAGGGCCGAGGATATCGCAAAGGCTGCACTTTACTTGGCTAGTGATGAGGCATCGTACGTTAGTGGGATGAATCTTGTGGTGGATGGTGGGTATAGCGTGGTGAACCCCACTTTGATGAGGGCTACGAGTATGATGAGGTGA